GCAGTCAAATGTGACGCTCAAACTGAAAGATGTCACTTTTGATGACGCCCTGAGAATAATACTTAAAATGTCCGGCCTTGTGGTTGAAAAGGAAGCGGAGAACATAATAAGGATCATCACGCCTGCGGCGCTCAAAGATGAGCGTTCCCGCTCCGTTCAGTTCACGAGAGTGCTGCCGCTAAAATACACCAGGGCGGCAGACATAAAAACGCAGCTTACGGCTATTAAGGTGGAGGGTATCGCGGCCACGATAGGCGAGGACCCGCTCACAAACAGCATTGTGCTCACGACCACTCCCGAGGGGATTACCAAATATCAGGAGCTCATAAGCATCTTTGATGTCAAGCCCAGGCAGGTGCTGATAGAGGCGTCCATTATGGAAGTGGGATATTCTGACGGCCTTAATTTAGGTATAGCCTGGCAGTCCAGCGGGTTTAATGCGTACAATAAAGACGCCAACAATCTGGTGAAAGGGGCCGTGCAGAACAGTCCCGCCGCGACGCCCGGCACAAGCGGCCTGCCTGCCCTTAACACGACGTCGATAGGGCTTTCTCTGGCAGTGGGAGGCCTTATAAACTCAAATCAGTTCAGCGCTCTGATAGAAGCTCTTCAGCAGAAGGGAAAAGCCAAGACCCTGGCAACGCCTAAGATCGTGACCATGAATAATGTGCAAGCCTCCATACTTTCCGGCGACCAGGTGCCGTACGCTCAAACGACAGTCTCCGCGGCCGGCTCCACACAGACCACCGAGTTCACGAATGTCGGAATTCAGCTTGATGTGACGCCCACAATACATTCCGACGAGTATGTCACGCTCGAGGTGAAGCCGAAGGTGAGCTCCTATCAGATGTCCACCGCCGGTCCCATCATAACAACAAGGGAAGCCAATACGACGGTTATGGTGAAAAGCAATGAAACGGTTGTTATCGGCGGACTTATAAACGAGAAAGATCTTGAGGCTGTGGAGCAAATGCCTATTTTAGGGGATCTCCCCATACTGGGTTATCTTTTTAAAAGGCACCAGTCGTCAAAAGACAGAGTGGAGCTCCTTGTTTTTCTTAAACCCATCATTCTTGACTGAATGGCGTTCCGGTTAACAATCTGATGGACGCCGCTCAGATTCAGGAGGCCAAGGTCCTGCGCGAAGCGGGCATGTATGTAGAGGCCGCTGAATTCTATCTCAGGATACTCAAGCAGAACCCCGCTGATAAGCTGGCGAAACTCGGCTATATCAAATCTCTCATCAAGCAGGGGCAGAAGGAAAAGATCAAGCCGCTGCTTTTCAGGGCCGAAAAAAAATTGTTTGAACTTATAACGGAAGATCATACTTTTGAGCAGGCGCATGACGATCTGATATTTCTCAGCCATTATCTCAATCACATGGACATCCTATCAAAATATTATCACGAAAAGCTCAGGCAGTATCCCGGCAGGGACATATATTCCAAATGCATCAAAAAAATATCGGCAACGGCGCTCCTGACAATTCCGGAAACTGAAACATTCAATAAAAAAAAGAAAACCCCGTGGATTTTGCGGCTCATTGTCCATTTTTTCATCATTGCGCTCTGCGGTATGCTCGTTATCAGTCTCAGCGTGGAAAAATTCAGCAACTTGTTTTTTCCGATCGCCGCAGCGCTGACAGTGTTTATAGGAGCGGGGATATACAGTTACATGCATAAATCCCGTTCCGCTCAGTGGTAATACTACTCCTTTTAATTGCGGCAGCACCGGCGCTTTTTTTTATTTATGACCTGTGGGCTGTTTCCGCGTCGCTGTTTATCGTTTTGCCTTTCGCGTTGAAAAAACACAGAGTTCACGACGGCACCGCCTGGCTACTGATTTTTATTCTTGCCGGCGTTTTTGTTTCCGCGCGCTCCCCGGCGTCTTTCGACAGTTTTCTTTTTGTTTTGCAGAGCCTTCTTTACGCGGCATTTTTTATCGCGGGAACAGAGGCCACGCAAAAAGTGACGGCCGTTCCGCTGGCGGCTTTAGCTCTCATGCCTTTTATGTCCGCCTCAGGCGTTAACCCCAATATCATTTCATCTTATACGGGCCTTCTGTTTGTTCTTCTCATGCTCGTTCCCTTCACCCGAAAATTAAAATATATTCTTGGGGCGCTCGCGCTTTTTTTTATTATTCTTAACGCTTCATGGGTGGTTCTCCTGGTGCTGGCCAGCGCCGGGATACTCGCGGGAAAGAGGAAATACCTGACCCTCATACCGTTGTTCGCGCTCATGGCGCTGGCCCTGAATTTTCCATCGGCCTCTGACAGATTTTTCTGGTGGAGAGAAGCGCTGAAGATCTTCGCGGAAAATCCCACGGGGATAGGGTTTTTCGCGTCCAAATATTATCTGCCCGCTACCGCGGCGCAGAACACGCTTTTTGTCCACAGTTTCCTTTTACAGATCATCGCTGAAGGCGGGATACTCTGTCTCATCCCCGCGGCTTTGGCCCTGCGGGCTGTTTTGAAAAACAGAATGGGAGGCAAATATGATTTTGCGGTTTATGCGGTTTTGCTCTTAGGAGCGCTGGATCTGTCGTATCATATTACCGCCCACGGTATGCTGGCGGCTTTCATTATAGGCCTTACGCAAAAGAGAACAGGGATTCCCCTAAAGCAGGAGAAAGTGTGTTCCGCTGTTTTTAAAATCCTGTTTGTTATCGCGGCCGCGCTTTCTCTTATGATGTTTCACACATCCCGCGTTCTTGCCGGCGGAGCGGCGCCGCTTTTTGAAGGCTCCCCGCACGCGGCCGCGGCGGCCTTTGAAGAAGCTTTTGAATATCCGGCCTATCCCGCCTTACTGTCGGCGAAAGCCGCCGCTTACAGCATTATTGCGGAGAGGGAGAATCTGCCGGATCTCAGAAAGAGGAGTTTTGAGCTTCAGGAAAAAGCTCTTCCCGCGAAGCATTCGGGAATTCCCGCCTACAGGGATTTTGAGAATGCCGTGAAGGGCGACGATTTGTCTGTTCTGCGCAATTCCTGCTGGAAAATACTTTTCATCAACGCTATCCGACCGCGACATTAATCGCTCGACAGGCCAAAAAACATTTTTTCGCTAGACGAAAAATTTTTAACGGATAAAAAATCTAAAATTCCGCAACTCGCCCCGGCTTAAAACCGGGTCTCAAACAAGCGGAATTTCTTAGCGATTTTTT
The nucleotide sequence above comes from Candidatus Omnitrophota bacterium. Encoded proteins:
- a CDS encoding AMIN domain-containing protein, coding for MMHSINNRFFRNFAMRSGVVLSALVLTSSFVFSQEFEKITNVSVKAESADTLSVAVDMTAPANYYLFKISNPPRLVIEFTSTMVEAEKKEIDVKDCFIKKVRVGQYKDAPIKIARIVFDLPTDEVYYDALSAGDQILVSISSKSGKAVVKIPSMIQQKKSAAKSAIERNVPTPDHKSKVKEIKETGETVAPEAADTPVEPMGEMTTHGGVLQISKKIISVNFYQTDIRTILRAVSEQTGINIIYGSDVQSNVTLKLKDVTFDDALRIILKMSGLVVEKEAENIIRIITPAALKDERSRSVQFTRVLPLKYTRAADIKTQLTAIKVEGIAATIGEDPLTNSIVLTTTPEGITKYQELISIFDVKPRQVLIEASIMEVGYSDGLNLGIAWQSSGFNAYNKDANNLVKGAVQNSPAATPGTSGLPALNTTSIGLSLAVGGLINSNQFSALIEALQQKGKAKTLATPKIVTMNNVQASILSGDQVPYAQTTVSAAGSTQTTEFTNVGIQLDVTPTIHSDEYVTLEVKPKVSSYQMSTAGPIITTREANTTVMVKSNETVVIGGLINEKDLEAVEQMPILGDLPILGYLFKRHQSSKDRVELLVFLKPIILD
- a CDS encoding O-antigen ligase family protein is translated as MVILLLLIAAAPALFFIYDLWAVSASLFIVLPFALKKHRVHDGTAWLLIFILAGVFVSARSPASFDSFLFVLQSLLYAAFFIAGTEATQKVTAVPLAALALMPFMSASGVNPNIISSYTGLLFVLLMLVPFTRKLKYILGALALFFIILNASWVVLLVLASAGILAGKRKYLTLIPLFALMALALNFPSASDRFFWWREALKIFAENPTGIGFFASKYYLPATAAQNTLFVHSFLLQIIAEGGILCLIPAALALRAVLKNRMGGKYDFAVYAVLLLGALDLSYHITAHGMLAAFIIGLTQKRTGIPLKQEKVCSAVFKILFVIAAALSLMMFHTSRVLAGGAAPLFEGSPHAAAAAFEEAFEYPAYPALLSAKAAAYSIIAERENLPDLRKRSFELQEKALPAKHSGIPAYRDFENAVKGDDLSVLRNSCWKILFINAIRPRH